Sequence from the Candidatus Aegiribacteria sp. genome:
CGATCCAGCTTTTGATGCTTATGTGACTGATGTTTACTCTTACAGCTCTCCCCATTCGGTTGCAATCACTCCAACTTCTGATATTGTCCAGCCTTTCTCGGAGACTACTGGTGAATGGGTCTTGACATCGTGGCATTACATCCCCGCCAGCCTCACCGGTGATCAGTTCTGGATTCTGTGCAACACCTATCCCACTGCATACAGCGAAGACTGGTCTCTTCAGCTGAAGTTCGAGGGAGCTACTGGTAATATGACCGTTACGGAAGGTACTTCTGTTGTTCCGATAGTATTCGATGCATGGGTCGAGGTTAAGGTTGAAATCAATCTTGGCACCGATACTCAGGACATCTATTACAACGGCGTTTTCCTGGAATCGATTAACTGGAGCAGTGGTGGCGCAATAGCGATAGGATGCCTTGATCTATTCTCGGATGGCGGAAGTACGATCTACTGGGATGACTGCTCACTTGAAAGTACGGGTGCGCTTGAGCAGACAACCTGGGGTCAGATCAAGACTCTGTTACACTAGCGAAAAATATTGTTCTGCGAAGGGAGCCAGTTCCATACTGGCTCCCTCTTTTATCAGGAGACAAATTTCACCTGAGATATTTGAGGGTACTGACGTAGCAATTAACTTATACGTTTGTTAAATTCAAGTAATTGTCTTAATATACTTAATATTTGCTAATAATATGTATAAATATTATTCTTGACAATTTATGTAAGATTCTATTAGTTTCACTAATTAGCTTAACCTTTTAGAAAGGAAGGTTAGTATGAAGAAGGGGTCACTTATACTTCTAGTTCTTCTTGTTACTGCTGGTAGTGCTGTTGCGCTACCTTCATATTCGGGTCTGAGGGGACTCAACCGCACAGTCGATGCTGAACCAATAGGAGCAGGAGAATTCTCGTTCGGGCTATTCTCTTTCCTCGGATTAAGCAACGACACACGCACTGCTTATCTTTCCGGTGATTCCGTGGATGTTACCGACACAGAGTACGATGGTACTTTTTACCTTACATCTGCGATAGGACTTGGCAAGAATATTGAACTCGCTGGAAGGATCTCATACATCTGGAACTGTTTGAAAAGGGACGATGTCGCAGGAAGAACCGATCTCAGCGGAGGAGACTGCGAGAACGATGACGGCTTCAGCGAAGCTCGTCTTTCAATGAAGTTCTCGACAAATCCCATGGAAGGTTGCTGGATAGGCATAATGCCGTGGGTTGGTTTCAGCATATATGACGGTGGAAACAGCCGTTATGTAATCAACAACAATGAATACGACGGAATATGGTATGCGGGCCAGCCCATGTTCGAACTCCGCAGACCTATGATCGGAGTCGAAGGTGTTTCTGGTGGTGCTGATCTGCTGTTTTCGAAAGACCTGAACCCAGTAACATTGCATCTAAACCTTGGTTACCATTATTTCAAACAGCATTTCGAGTTTACTGATTACAGATATACTTCATCCGGCTGGACCGACAGCACTCACGTGGACATGTATCTTGAAGATCCTGTCATGCATTTCGCAGCCGGTATTGAATACCCGCTGGAAAAAGTCACGCTTTTCACAGAAGTTGAATGGCGTCACTTCATGAAAAGGGACTGGGAAGAGGGCGATGGAGAGAACTTCGATGACTGCATCACCGTCTCTCCCGGTATCAGGATACCTACAAACAGTGGACTTGCGTTCGATATAACAGGTTCCTTCGCTCTGACTGATTTCGATGCTGAATACAACGATCTTGGACACAGCAATTATCAGAATGGCGGAAACCCTACAGATGGTGTGAGAGCTCGCTATGCACCATTCCCTGAGGGTTACTCTCCTAAATGGGGTATTGGACTTAACGTCATGTATTCGAGCGATCTGCGTAAGGGTCCATCTACTGCTGTCATGGCAGGTACCGTTACCGACGCTGTTACAGGTGAATTCCTTTCAGCGACGGTTGCATCCCCCGGAACCGCTGTTGAACCTGCAGCCTCTGATGCTGAGACGGGTTTCTACTCCATAGAGCTTCCGGAGGGCAGTGTTTCTGTAGCAGTCAACGCAGAAGGTTACATCGGAACCACTGAAACCGTACAGGTTGCCGGTGGACAGGATTTCTCAAAGGATTACGCTCTCCAGCCGGAACCCGGCACTATTGCCGGAAGTGTTATTGATATTGAGACAGGCCTTGCCGTCTCAGCAACAGTTTCAGTACCGGATGTTCCAGTAAGTGACAGATCCGGCAGTGATGGACTATACAGCTTACAGGTTCCAAATGGTGTCTGGACTGTTACCGCTACTGCCGATGGTTACCTTGGAGAAAGCGCTCCAACTGAAGTTGCAAGCGGTGAAGATGTTACAGTTGATTTCCAGCTCCAGTCCGTTGTTTTCGATCCGCTCTACTTCGATATTAACGTTTATAACATCAAGTCTGAGTTCACAGGTCTTCTTGATGAGATCGCAGATAAGATCATTGCAAATGATCTTGTTGTGCAGATCTGTGGTCATGCTGATTCTGATTACACAGAAGAGTTCAACATGACTCTCAGTGAAGACAGAGCCGAGGTTATTTACGATTACCTGGTTGATCGTGGAGTCAGCGCCGGCAGTCTTTCGACAATCGGTTACGGTGAAAACAGACCAGCAGTTCCAAATACTACAAATGCCAACAAGTCTCTCAACCGTCGTGTTGAGTTTGTTGTTCGGTCTGTAAGAACTAACTAGCTGGAAGTTAAGTCTGGTTCTTTTAGGGCGGGTCTTCGGATCCGCCCTTTTCAGTCTCTTAAAAGAGTGCCTGTCACTATTAGTACCACGGTGGTGATGAGAAGAGCCATCTGAGCGCCGAGCAATGGAAACAGGACAAGGGGCATTAGAAGGGCAGCAGCAGCGCTTCCCCCGTGTTCTGCCAGATCCAGCAGGCCTATTCTTTTCGTATCTCCCGCTCTGAGGAATGTTACAGCAACCGGGAAAGCCCCACCGCTTGCCACCCCGCAAACAGCAATTCCTATGAGAAGCAGTAAAGAGAGCAATCCGCCACCCAGCAGCCCCTGATCGTACAGGTACAGAACAAGGACAGAAAACAGTGATGATATCCCTGAAAGAACAACCAGCTGTCTGAGATTACTAAACGCACCCTTATCCTGTCCGAGAGCACCAAGAGCTCCGCCGGCCATAAAAGTACCGGTGATGGCGCCTACAAGCACCCAAGAGTGACCTGTAACAGCCTGAATAGCAACCAGAGCGATAACCTCAACGGATAATCCCATAAAACCTACCATACCCAGCGCCAGGGCAGGTTTGAACTTTCCGCTTAGAAACGCTGCTGTGACCATTGCTAATAAGCATAAACCAGCTATAGGAATCACAAGGTTGAGTTTCCTATCATCACCTACTCTTATATCCCATAACTCGCAGGCAATCCGGAAGCCCTCAGGGCGAAGATCGGTATTCATGCGTGCTGAAGCAGCTTGAAGCTGATCCTCGACAGCAGACAATCTCAAGTTTGACAGATCAAATGGAAGTGTACCGGAATTGATAAATACACCTGATGCCCCAATGGAATCCATTCTCTCTGCCAGCACCAAACCTTCTAATGATGGTTTCAGACCGTTTCCCGCCAGAAGAACAAGACCCGAAGAAGGAAGGATCCTGCTCCAGCTGAATACACTCTCCGCAGACAGGAGTATGGATTTTGCCATTTCCGCTTCAAGTGGATGTAATCTGTTCATCCCTCCAGGAAGGTGGATAGCTGCGACACCATCCTCAGTAAGCCTGTCTGAGAGCAGTTCAAAGAATTCTCCTGTGAAAAACCTGTTGGAGAGAAGAGTCAAAGGCTGACCTGTAGATACAATAACAAGATTCCATCGCTCATCATTGACGGATAAATAACGTCTTCCATCTCCCGGTATTGTTCCATCAGGATATTCCGCAACCAGGCATAGTGTCCTGTCCGGAACCAGGGTTACAACACTGTCTACTGTCGGCCATTCCGATATTATCCCCGCCTCTTCCGGTGAAGAACCTATGTATAGAACACTGGATGGACAAATCGCGATAAGAGGAATTGTTACAACCCCCTCCGCGGATTCCAGCGAAGGCCATGTTGCCTCCAGCAAACCGCTTCTAAATATGGCATGTTGACCGGATCGGGTTCCGGTTACGACCTCTCCGTATGGCGACGAGTGGATACTGATACTGTCATACTCTTTAAAGGATTCGCTTCCAAGCCAGGTTCCCAGCGATGCTGGTGCGCCGAACAGGAATCCTGCCAGAAGAACAGCTGAAACAATCAATCCGGGAACAGGTCTTCCACAAAGCAACAATCCGGCAGCGGAGATAAGGATACCAACAGTAAGCATTTCGAAAGCGAGCAGATGCGGTGAAAGAAGGACGAATATCCCCCCACCAACTGCCGCGCCAAGAGCTTCAAGAGCGTATACTTTCCCTGGTCTGGAGAAGGCAAATGGCTGCACGAAAATCAACCCGCCGACAAATCCGGCAGGAAGCACTGATAAAGCAGTAGGAATTATCTCCAGTCTGGAAGCAATTACTTGAAGAGAACCCAGAACAGGAAGCAGAATTATACCAGTTACCCATAGGAGACAGTGTTTTGAAGTCCTTCCACCAACTGCCGCGCCAATACCGGATCCGGCAATCCATGACGCAAGAACAATTCCGGATGTAAGTTCCGCCTGATGATGACCAAAAAGAGATTCTCTTAATACTACCGCCTGAACAATGACGGAAAGTAATCCCCCTGCAAAAGCGGCCAGCACGGACAATGAATTATCGAAAGTCTTCTGAATTAGCCTAATCCTCTCCAAACACCTGAGCCTGAAAACGGTAGAGCGTAACTTCGCCAAGATAGGCATCAGGACTCAATCCTGCTTTCAGACAGACACCCTCAAGAAACTCCTCTCTGTTCCAGCCCTGTTCAACCGGAACCTGCGGCAAAAGGACACCGCTTCTGTTCCGGGCGGATATCATCAATCCATCCGTTCCCACTCTTACATCATGCCAGTCACCAAGTATCTGCAGGGGTGTAAGAACGGATATTTCGTATTCAAGATCAGGAAGTTCATCAGGCGTTACAGGCATAAAGCGCGGATCTTCCAAAGCTGCCGACCGGGCCATCAGCGATACTGTCTCGGCAACAGGTCGGATCGGTCTCATAGAACCAATGCAGCCCCTGAGACTGCCGTTTTTCTTCAGGGTCACGAAAGCTCCGCGTGGAATCAACAGTTCCCGGGGAATATCATCCTGCAGATTAAATCCGGTATTCTCAACCGCCGCTTCAACAGACGCAATTGCGATATCAAGGAGTTCTTCTCTCCCTTCTTCAGAAATACTCCATTCCGACGGTTCAGGTTCTGATGATTCAAATGCAATGGAAGCGTATCCGACAACTCGTGAATAGTCTCCGGAGACAGAAGCACTTGTTGTACTCGACAGCAGTTCGGATGTAACTCCGGGATATAGACCGGTGTAAGCCATGACCAGAGCAATTGGAAGCCTTCCGCATGCAAACGTATCAAGCCCGGCCGGCAGCTTCTCTTCAGAAGTAACCTGAAGGAATTGATTCGCGTCACCGCTTAATATCGCCTCCACGGTAAGAGAATCAACAACTTTTGCCAGACTCTCGGCGGGATAATGGGACAGATCACTGCTTGCCAGGACAAGCACTTTTTCATTGTACGCTTCTGCAAGGATTAACTCGGCCATGTATTGCAGCTCATTTGCTCCTGTGTAACCGATTACGATCGGTACTATCCTGAAACCGGGTTCAAGTGTCCTCTGAAGAAACGGGATCTGAACCTCAAGGCTGTGTTCCTCCTCGTGAGCAGCCGGAATAAATGAGGCTGCCGGATGTGATTCCCTCAACCTGTCAGCGACATCTGCAGCAACCGGGACGCTTCCAAGAGGAGTAACGTAGAAATCTCCATCGAATACAGACATACCCTGAAAAGCAACACGATGTGAAGGTCCGACGAGAACTACCACATCATAATCAAGCCCATCAATAAGGCTGTAGAAATCCGCTGCTGTACCGCCGCTGTAGACGTATCCTGCATGCGGAACCACACCTGCTATTATTGTTCCGGCGATACTCCGAACTACTGATGCATAGATCAATCTATCCACCATACTGCTCAGTTCAACAGGATCCGACGGATAGAACGTACCGGCAACAACAGGCGGCCTTGCTCTCCCTGTACCGGATACTTCTTCTTCTCCGGGGGAACTGTTCCCGCAGGCGGCAAACAGAACTAATGTGAACATTATAAATACTCTCATCCCGCAAGCTCCCTGTAGTAGTCCGCCTTTTTCCTTGATGTTTTCCCCACTGCGAGTTCTGCTGTTTCCTTTTCCTGCGGTAGCTTTCCTCCTGTAACAGCCGCAACCGCGGAGAGTAGCAGCAGAACAGTGCTTGAGAGAAATTTTCTTCTGCTGATTTTACTTTTCACTGTTCCTCCATTCCATTCCATACTCCGGCTACCGGAGCTGAACAGCTGAAGCACTTACCATTTTCAATTCTGTTTTCCTCAATGAGGTATCCCTGTCTCCTTATAAGAACTTCACCACACTCCGGGCATGTTGTTATCATCCCCTCCTCCGTAACTGCATTCCCAACGTAAACATGATGAAGACCAATCTCAAGAGCCCTTTCTCTTGCACTCTGTAACGTGGATACCGGCGTAGGAGCCAGGTCAGTCAGCCTGTACATGGGAAAAAACCTCGAGAAATGAAGCGGTGTATCAGCACCGGTGTTCTCCAGAATCCACCTGGCAAGTTCATCCAGTTCTCGAGAGTCATCATTCAATGTCGGTACGATAAGATTCGTTACTTCAACCCAGGTTCCGAGTTCCTTCAAAGTAGTTATCGTATCAAGTACAGGCTGGAGAGTTCCGCCGCATATATCTCTGTAATAACTGTCTTTCATCGATTTAAGATCAACATTCGCGGCATCGATATACTCAGCGAGTTCGGTAAGTGGTCCCTGATTAATATACCCCGCCGTAACAAGGATATTCTTCAGCCCGGCCTCCTTTGCCAGTTTTGCTGTATCACGGGTGTATTCAAAAAAAACAACTGGTTCAGTATAAGTGTAAGCTATTGCTTCGCAATTGTAAACAATTGCCTGCTCAACAACAGCCTCAGGGGGTAAATCGTATGGTGTGACATCTTCAGGGGCAGCCTGGGAAATCTCCCAGTTCTGGCAGAACTCACATCTGAGATTGCATCCTGCAGTCGCAATAGAAAATACATCGATTCCAGGCAGGAAATGAAAGAGCGGTTTCTTCTCAACAGGGTCAACGTGCACCGCGACAGGTCTTCCATACACAAGACTGACAAGTTCACCATCAACATTCAATCTTACGCTGCACCTTCCCCTCTCCCCTGGAGCAAGGGTGCATAAGTGAGGACACAGAACGCACTGAACCCTGTTACTCACCAGTATCATCCTTTTCAGCATACCAGTCAGCGGTATGAAAAGTGATTATTCCACTCTCGAAGAGTTCCAGCATCCGATCCATATCTACATTCTCTATCGGCTTTGCCCATGGACGGATCTCACTCCCGGCCATACGTACAAGAATCTGTAATAATCCGGAACCAGTGCTGTCCTGTTCAGGCAGGGGT
This genomic interval carries:
- a CDS encoding OmpA family protein, whose protein sequence is MKKGSLILLVLLVTAGSAVALPSYSGLRGLNRTVDAEPIGAGEFSFGLFSFLGLSNDTRTAYLSGDSVDVTDTEYDGTFYLTSAIGLGKNIELAGRISYIWNCLKRDDVAGRTDLSGGDCENDDGFSEARLSMKFSTNPMEGCWIGIMPWVGFSIYDGGNSRYVINNNEYDGIWYAGQPMFELRRPMIGVEGVSGGADLLFSKDLNPVTLHLNLGYHYFKQHFEFTDYRYTSSGWTDSTHVDMYLEDPVMHFAAGIEYPLEKVTLFTEVEWRHFMKRDWEEGDGENFDDCITVSPGIRIPTNSGLAFDITGSFALTDFDAEYNDLGHSNYQNGGNPTDGVRARYAPFPEGYSPKWGIGLNVMYSSDLRKGPSTAVMAGTVTDAVTGEFLSATVASPGTAVEPAASDAETGFYSIELPEGSVSVAVNAEGYIGTTETVQVAGGQDFSKDYALQPEPGTIAGSVIDIETGLAVSATVSVPDVPVSDRSGSDGLYSLQVPNGVWTVTATADGYLGESAPTEVASGEDVTVDFQLQSVVFDPLYFDINVYNIKSEFTGLLDEIADKIIANDLVVQICGHADSDYTEEFNMTLSEDRAEVIYDYLVDRGVSAGSLSTIGYGENRPAVPNTTNANKSLNRRVEFVVRSVRTN
- the amrB gene encoding AmmeMemoRadiSam system protein B: MRVFIMFTLVLFAACGNSSPGEEEVSGTGRARPPVVAGTFYPSDPVELSSMVDRLIYASVVRSIAGTIIAGVVPHAGYVYSGGTAADFYSLIDGLDYDVVVLVGPSHRVAFQGMSVFDGDFYVTPLGSVPVAADVADRLRESHPAASFIPAAHEEEHSLEVQIPFLQRTLEPGFRIVPIVIGYTGANELQYMAELILAEAYNEKVLVLASSDLSHYPAESLAKVVDSLTVEAILSGDANQFLQVTSEEKLPAGLDTFACGRLPIALVMAYTGLYPGVTSELLSSTTSASVSGDYSRVVGYASIAFESSEPEPSEWSISEEGREELLDIAIASVEAAVENTGFNLQDDIPRELLIPRGAFVTLKKNGSLRGCIGSMRPIRPVAETVSLMARSAALEDPRFMPVTPDELPDLEYEISVLTPLQILGDWHDVRVGTDGLMISARNRSGVLLPQVPVEQGWNREEFLEGVCLKAGLSPDAYLGEVTLYRFQAQVFGED
- the amrS gene encoding AmmeMemoRadiSam system radical SAM enzyme gives rise to the protein MLKRMILVSNRVQCVLCPHLCTLAPGERGRCSVRLNVDGELVSLVYGRPVAVHVDPVEKKPLFHFLPGIDVFSIATAGCNLRCEFCQNWEISQAAPEDVTPYDLPPEAVVEQAIVYNCEAIAYTYTEPVVFFEYTRDTAKLAKEAGLKNILVTAGYINQGPLTELAEYIDAANVDLKSMKDSYYRDICGGTLQPVLDTITTLKELGTWVEVTNLIVPTLNDDSRELDELARWILENTGADTPLHFSRFFPMYRLTDLAPTPVSTLQSARERALEIGLHHVYVGNAVTEEGMITTCPECGEVLIRRQGYLIEENRIENGKCFSCSAPVAGVWNGMEEQ